The Lichenihabitans psoromatis genome contains a region encoding:
- a CDS encoding glutathione binding-like protein, whose product MIDLFYWPTPNGHKITMFLEETGLPYTLKTINIGTGEQFKPDFLTIAPNNRMPAIVDHAPDGGGEPISVFESGAILVYLAEKTGQFLPKDLRGRTQVLEWLFWQMGGLGPMAGQNHHFSAYAPEKIPYAIDRYVNETNRLYGVLDRQLAAADYVAGDYSIADMAAYPWTVNWQRQGQQLDDFPNVKRWHETIKAKPATVAAYAKGDAVNRPAEMTDEQKKILFGQTAASLGTKA is encoded by the coding sequence ATGATCGATCTTTTCTATTGGCCGACCCCGAACGGACATAAGATCACGATGTTTTTGGAGGAGACGGGTCTCCCCTACACGCTGAAAACCATCAACATCGGAACCGGCGAGCAGTTCAAGCCGGACTTTCTAACGATCGCGCCGAACAATCGCATGCCCGCGATCGTCGATCACGCGCCGGACGGCGGCGGCGAGCCGATCTCCGTGTTCGAATCCGGTGCAATTCTCGTGTATCTGGCCGAGAAGACGGGGCAATTTTTGCCGAAGGATCTCCGTGGCCGAACGCAAGTCCTCGAATGGCTGTTCTGGCAGATGGGCGGACTTGGACCCATGGCGGGGCAAAATCATCACTTTTCGGCTTACGCGCCCGAGAAGATCCCTTATGCCATCGATCGTTATGTGAACGAGACGAACCGCCTTTATGGGGTGCTCGACCGACAGCTGGCGGCCGCCGATTACGTCGCGGGGGATTATTCGATCGCCGACATGGCGGCTTATCCCTGGACCGTCAACTGGCAGCGGCAGGGTCAACAGCTGGATGATTTCCCGAACGTGAAGCGCTGGCACGAGACCATCAAGGCCAAGCCGGCCACGGTGGCGGCCTATGCCAAAGGCGATGCTGTGAACCGCCCGGCCGAGATGACCGACGAGCAGAAGAAAATTCTGTTCGGCCAAACCGCAGCCTCGCTCGGCACGAAAGCCTGA
- a CDS encoding Gfo/Idh/MocA family protein — translation MIDGRSETSGRRIRLGMVGGGEGAFIGAVHRIASRLDDRFEVVAGALSSTPEKAMRSAAALGLAPDRSYGDFATMARDEAARPDGIEAVAIVTPNHMHAPAARAFLEAGIHVICDKPMTTTLAEALDLKALAERSGRVFVLTHNYTGYPLVRQARAMVRDGELGDIRIVQVEYPQDWLAEKIEDSGHKQAEWRSDPARSGAGGCIGDIGTHAYNLADFITGIPVTSLLADLTTFVPGRRLDDNAQILLRYANGARGMLWASQVAPGHENGLKVRVYGSKGSLEWVQAEPNRMLWSPLNQPQQILTRGGPGTGPDAARATRIPPGHPEGYLEAFATIYSEAAEAILAARDGHTAGHDVIYPTLDDGVKGLAFIEAALRSSQSGATWVEL, via the coding sequence ATGATCGACGGACGCAGTGAGACTTCAGGCCGACGCATTCGCCTCGGGATGGTGGGGGGCGGCGAAGGCGCCTTCATTGGCGCAGTCCATCGGATCGCCTCCCGCCTCGACGATCGCTTCGAGGTCGTGGCTGGCGCGCTGTCGTCCACGCCCGAGAAGGCCATGCGCTCCGCCGCAGCGCTCGGGCTCGCACCCGACCGGAGCTATGGCGATTTCGCCACCATGGCGCGGGATGAGGCCGCTCGCCCCGATGGCATCGAGGCGGTCGCGATCGTGACGCCCAATCATATGCATGCACCGGCGGCACGCGCCTTTCTCGAAGCCGGGATCCATGTCATCTGCGACAAGCCCATGACGACGACGCTGGCTGAGGCGCTCGACCTCAAGGCTTTGGCCGAGCGGTCCGGCCGCGTGTTCGTTCTCACGCATAACTACACCGGCTATCCGCTGGTCCGACAAGCCCGCGCCATGGTCCGCGACGGCGAACTCGGCGACATCCGCATCGTTCAGGTCGAATATCCGCAGGATTGGCTGGCTGAGAAGATCGAGGACAGCGGCCACAAACAGGCCGAATGGCGGTCCGATCCGGCGCGGTCGGGCGCGGGAGGCTGCATCGGCGACATCGGGACCCACGCGTACAATCTGGCCGACTTCATCACCGGCATTCCGGTCACATCGCTCTTGGCCGACTTGACCACCTTCGTGCCGGGACGCCGGCTCGACGACAATGCCCAGATCCTGCTCCGCTATGCAAATGGCGCGCGGGGCATGCTGTGGGCCAGCCAGGTTGCGCCGGGCCATGAGAATGGCCTGAAGGTGCGGGTCTACGGTAGCAAGGGCAGTCTCGAATGGGTCCAGGCCGAACCCAACCGGATGTTATGGTCGCCGCTGAACCAACCCCAGCAGATCCTGACGCGCGGAGGCCCGGGCACCGGCCCGGATGCCGCACGGGCGACGCGCATCCCACCCGGTCATCCCGAGGGCTACCTCGAAGCCTTCGCCACGATCTACTCGGAAGCCGCCGAGGCCATTCTGGCGGCGCGCGACGGCCAT